A region of the Struthio camelus isolate bStrCam1 chromosome 4, bStrCam1.hap1, whole genome shotgun sequence genome:
GGAGAAGGTGTGGCAGTATGGCAAGGAGACAGCAGAAGTGATCCAAGGGGCAAGGTGGAAACAGTAGCTGGAAAGGTAGTGTGGGGAATAAAGATGGTGTtctggagggggagaaggggagcgAGGAGACAATGAACCTCAGAATGGttatgaggaaaatgaaaagactACAACAGTGAAGTTGAGAGTGGGAGGCACTGATCTATGGTATGTAATGATGAGCGTTTTAAGTATATTTTTGTTGGATTTCTCCCAGCTTGTCTTTTAAGGAATCCTAGTTAGTTGATGTCTCTTGTCACTAACCCAGACTGCAGGCTCTTGGGGCGAGGATTGTCTGTGTTTCTTGGCCGGATAGTTCAGGAAAACTAAGCTACTGTTTTGAACCATTTCTacactacaaaataaaaatgtgctaaaatgtattatttttatagcATTGCTAGCAAGCAATTTTCCTATGATTTGCAGTCTTAAAACTGTGGTATCGGATTTATGTTAAGTATATTGTCTGTGTCCCTGATTAACACGAGGCTCTTTTTAAAGAGGATGTAGCTTGGCTGTAGTAGCTGGAATACTCTATGGTTCCAGCTTTGTACCTGTACTTTACATCAAGGACCATGGAAGAAGAAATGGAACTATATACACAGGAGCAAGTCAATTTGGTAAATGCTAATAGGtcacttttattttacttcatcACTGCATTGTGGTCTTTGCTTTGATAAAGGCACAGAGTGAAATACTTGATAATCCCAGAAATACATGGTGACAAAGAACTAATCAGTTCTGCGCTGTGTTGCACATTATTGAGTTGTAGTAATGATAATACTAGCAGTCCTTTCCCCAGAGGTGAATTTCACCATTAGAAGAACAGtgggaaacagagcagaaaataccAAACTTAACTCACAGTATTAAATGCAATGGTAATGCATTCTGAAACAAAGCTAGCACTCTCAAAATACCGAGTCCATATGCCTTGAACATGTGATAAACAAGGGCACAAGTTCTATCAATTGCCAAATTAGTACCAGGAAAGGAACAGAAGGTGGCTGAACATAACTGATGAGCAGAAGAGATATATAACAAGTTGAATAATTAAAACCTTACAGTTTTTGAAATGGAAACCTTTTAACAGTAACTTGTAAGTTTTAACAATATGCTTGTAAGCATTGCTGTTGTTCAAACAACATTTGTCCAGAAACATTTTCCTTATGGTTTACTGTAAACCAGTCTGTTAATACCAACAGCTCCTTAAAAGTAACATAGCATTGAGACAGCACTATGTTGCCATAAAAATATTCATTGTATCATATACAATTTGTCTCTTTAATACAGCAACTTATAAATCCAAAGTTAGACAAAACAGCCATTGTCATTGTTGTAGCTGCTTTTCCCAGTGAGGATCCACAACTCTAAGGAGATAGAGATCATCTCGTTACATCTGCTGCTTTACCGTGTTGGAGATATTCCATCTTTAGCATGTATCAAAATATATTCCATAAAGGTTTCATTATTGTTAATGTTTATCTTGATCAAAACTGTAATAGACtgttcaagattaaaaaaagacaaaaaactgcatttttgagCCTCTGTTGTATGTGCAGTTGTTTTGCCTTTAAAcgtacagcagaaagaaaagaaacagggctATGTATGGAATGTAGCTGTAGATAGTCAGGAGGGAATGTAGTTATgtaaaaccaccaccaccaccaccacagccacccagTTTAGTAGCCCCAAGTGAGGATTTTGTCacgtttttaaattaaattaatattgtAGCTTAACTAAGAGAGTTCCAAAAAAAACAACTCACAGAAATGCATAAAAGCTTGTGATAAATGCTAGGGTCCATTTGGCAGTCAGTTCAGGTTTAATATCATACGTATGACCAGTCAAATCTATCCACAGTCAGACTGCAGCTCTGTTCCTCACAACCACAATTAAACTTTGAGGTATTAGCATTAACACCTTAAGGATTTTTGTGTACAGGAATACTATCAGTGAAATAAATTTAGTTAAAATTAATAACAACTGATCCTTTAGACTAAACACAGTTTTGTAATTTCTCTTTCAGATTTAGATTATGTTTTTGCACACTTCAGTGGAATCTTTCTTACAAGTACCATATACTTTTTGATCTACTGTGcaatcagaaaaaacaaacctgaCGTTTATCCCCAAGCCATACTGCCAGGTAGGACTATTTGTTAGTTTAGCAATTAATTTCAAATACCTCTTCTGACAATTTTGCCATGGTTAATTCGAAATTTGTATTGGAATTGTAGTTAACCTTGGAAGTCTATTCATTTGactttttgtctcttttgaaaGGACACTTGTATTTGGGTTAATTAATTAAGGTTAGGAAACAATGGTAAATTTTATTCTAATTTGAAATGTGACATTGCATACAGTGGATTTTCTAAAACTGACGCTTTGCCAGAGTGGGGAACACATTGCCCAGAAAATTCTGAACTGTAATTAACTGGCTACTTCAACTGGAGTAGCTGATATTATCCCTTGAGTTTTGATTTAGATTATCAAAGCCAGCTTGTTAAAATAGTTAACATACTAAAATATTCTGTTGCTGTATTATGCTGTAAATGTAAGTGTTTCACAAATTGCTGTCTTTACCTTGCTGTACATGTTTTTGACTGGGATTTATTGTTTTAGGGTTTGTTTCTGGTGTGCTTTGGGCAATAGCCAATTGCTGCTGGTTTGTAGCCAATCACTACCTCAGTGCTGTGGTCAGCTTTCCAATAATTACTGCAGTAAGTATATAAGAAGAAAATCTGTCATTAGAATTAAAGCAAagactttctttttccatttgtggGATAAAGTTGAAATTTTGAGGTGTCCAGAGCTTGTTATTCAAAAATATACATTTCCTCTTATTTTGCTTGTCTGTcttagcttttgtttttataGAAACATGTATGATTGACAAGCACCGTCTTGGTCAATGCTAAGCATAAAAACACGGGAGCTGAAAGCGTAGGCCTTcaggttaaaataaaaagcaaagctctGCAACCAACGCTGTAACATTATTAAACAGTCAGTGAACTGAGCTGATAAAAGAATTGTACACATTCTCTGACCAGCaggttaaatattttcatttcagcagatacattttgttctgcatttctcCCTTTGTGATTTTCATCCTCTAGGACTCATTTTGCGTAATTGAGTCAGGTATTTTTCTTATTACAGTTCTTGAACATGTAAAACAGGTTATGTGTTGCTGAAAATAATGACCTTgtgcaaatgaaggaaaaataaattggcCGGTTTTTCATGATGTTATACCTTCAAAGCACTGTTAATTTACAGAAGCTGCATAAATTCTGTCACTAGGTAAAAATAAACTTTGCCTTTACTCTCTTGCCAATCTACTAAATGGTGCTGCAGCATTAGATAACTTCTGGCAAATGAAAGCTCGTAAGTATCAAAAACAAAGTTCTGCTGAGCAGCCATATTTTGGCTGCAAACTAATGAAACACCATTAACAGGGATTACGCTTTGCCTCAAGATGCAGTGAATCAGAATAAACTCCGCAgtatgcagtaaaaaaaaaagactctggaTCATTCTAAGTAGAAATTGAAGGATTGATGGAAAGCAGCTTTTGTAACTTTGGTTATCAGTATGCCTATAGGGTAAGGATATGAAAtcactaaatgaaaaatataaagacaGCGTTGATGAGAAACTGCCTCTCTGGACCACAgtttgggaactgctgctctACTTCATTCCAGAGAGAATTTCAGACAGCTATTCATCACATCCCTTTAACaatttacttcagttttaaaagggAAGATACGTTCCTCTAGCAATATACATGGTCTAGAAAGTGAAATAATACCTTAGCTGCTATTTGAATAAAGGTTGGCAATTCTGCTAAGAAACAGCAGCCCACAAACATCTTCAGCACAAGACACTGTTTCCTGCTAGCTTCCGTCTGTGTCCTACCAGCTGTATTGAAGATGGAAAGATCACTGTCCACACACCCGACAAGTATTTCTGAGAGTGGCTCCAGAGCCATTTTAGTGGGAAACATCAACAGAGGCAGTTTTTGCTtcatattcagaaaatattttcccatcaGTCACAGGAATTCAGATCACTGCTTTCACgggggaaaaatatttccacGAATGCCTGGAAATTATCACTGTATATCACTGTGTTGCTGCTAGGAAATCTGTAATACAGCACCGCTGATAAACAGTAGTTTTTGTGACCTGTCTGGCTGGCTTTGTGCTTGTCCAGATGCCTGATATATAGGAAAGAGATTTATGTTTCAGTCTTTTGATTTCATGCTGAGTGATAAATGCAAACTTTGTCCAACTAGTTAGTCATGGTAATAAAGAAAACGTTAGGCAGAGCCATGGTAGCTGCCAGGAAACCTGAATAGTCTTGTGAAATGTGATAACAGATGAAAGTCTGTAGTTTGGACTAAGGCGAGGCTTATTGTTTGGAGACTAAAGAGACTGTACTGTGACAGCCACTACAGACTTCACAGTCTAATTCAGAAAGAAATCATGCCTTCTCTGAAAAAGTATTGTACTTCTTTAATCCTTCTTGAAGAATTTATTGTGTCTTACTTCATAAAGATTTCAGTGATGTTTATACTTTTGCCATGAGCACTATCATTATACAGAATGGAAAGGTCTACATTTGCCATCCAGGCAATATACAACCACCCTGAAAAGCATGATGAGAAGGTGGCACAATTTAGGAAATGCTATAATGTACAAATGAATCTTATTTTTTAGGGTCCTGGCCTTGTTGCTGCAATGTGGGGAGTCCTTGTATTTAAAGAAATCAAGGTAATGCACTGACATCttaactgttctctctctcttttacttGTATCTCGCTCTAAGAACGTCATGACTTGGTACAGAGCTCCTAAACTGATCTACCAGTGATTGTGCAGAACACTGTGCAGTAGGCTAACCTACTCTACTTGACGTTAATATACAAGGAAGAAATTATTCTTCTAGTGGATTTTCAGCATAGAACACTAGGAGTGCAGTCCTCAGGCTCCCTCAGTTTATCTGTTCAGGATTCCTAGGCACCTAATGTGCCATTATCAATTATTTTATCTGATATTTTTAGTGACGGCATAAAACGCAAGACATCCTTGGAGCAGGAAGTAGAAGTCATATCTCTGGCACTGCAGATAAATGTTGCACCACACTAGAAGACCATCATGTTCATTGTCCATATGTTTGTGACTCACCAGATTTTTCATCCTTTCCATATGTTTTAGCATAGTCTCAACATGAGtgtttactgtttaaaaataacctgaaaatagactgaaattcctttaaaaataccagAAGTAAATTAAGTTAATCAGttaattttgttaatattttatttactacATATATAGCTCCCTAAATTACTCATATTGAACAGTTTTGAGAAACAAATAGAACCACTTCTATTGTGTAGAAGTAACATAATATAAAACCATTTCGCGTAATGGATGTATTCACGTAATCGTAAAAATGAAACTCTGATTCTGTATTTTACTTCTTTGCGAAGTAGTATCTATTATAGCaacatgacatttttctttttctctccctttggtTGTCCAGGGACTGCAAAACTACGTGTTACTCACAGTAGCATTTTGCATCATTTTGGCTGGATCACTCTCTACAGCTTTTTCTAAAGTTTGAACAGATCATCTAGACCAGTAGGTGGTGCTACTGTCAAATAAAATCACTGGTAAAGAGCTTGCATCTTAGGACATTGTGTGGGCTGATTatttctgcctctgctcctgaAATCATCCAAAAGACAATATTGGTATATTGCAATACATTATAATCTCCCAAGTGTATGTCGAACACTTACCCCTAACTTACTTcaggcaaggagaaagaaaacctttGCTAAATGTTTGCATTTGGCATGAAAGAAAATCTTGAAATGTATGTTTCTGCGTTGCTTGTAACAGTGAGGATATCAAAGCGTTATACTAAATAAAGCTAAATGATTTTACAGTTACTGATTTTCTGGTTATCTGGTACTAAACTCACTTCATCATAAATTGTGATGCATTGCTATGGTGACAGATAAAGGGATTTTAATTCTTAGTCTGTTGCGCTGTAGAtgtttgcaagctttttttttttcttatagcatTCTGTCTTACTGACTTTACTATAAAATGTTTCGTGGAATATTCTTTTTGGAACTGATATGCAAAAAGATgtgaagcatttattttatttagaagcattttttttaagtttttttaaagtTGTCAGTTTACATAACAGCGTTCTCTTCTAACCACTTTCAATCACACAGAATTTTGAacgaaatacagaaaaaaatggtgctataaaataaatatctaaTGTTTGCTGGTAACTTCTTTTGTTTAGCTTCAAGAACATTATGTAGAAATCATGACCATGATAAGAATAGTTGggaattattttctaaaatgccTGTTTTGTGGaactttgcaaataaatattGCCTTTCTGTAACTGGTGATGTTGCAATATAAGCTAAGTATGTGGTTGAAAGTTTGTTTCCAAATAATTTCAGGCATTTTCTgaatacatatttttccttttccatataGCACATTCAAATCTTTAAAATTACATATGGCAATATTTATTACACTGAAACATCATGCTAAAATTACCAAATCATTCAGTCCATTGTTCTACCCAGAGTAGGGTCATCTCTATCTGTATCATTGCTgaacttatttctttaaaaataataattaaaagatgTAGTTTTCACAGCCTTTCAGGCCCACTAATCAGTTTTTAACTAGCCTTCCTGCTTGAAAGTTCGAATGTCCAAAGGAAAATCTCCCTGAAGCAGTGTACGTCCACTATTCCATGACCACCATTGACATGGAGAACAGTTTCTTTCTCATTGCAGCTAACCTTTAAGAAGCAAGTTGTCTGAACTCCAGTTAGCCTTCTCTTCTGTATATTAGACAATCTCCATTCCTGCAGTTTTCCCTTGTTTGTAGTATGTTTGCCATTCTTCTTGCTCTTCTGTGAACTCTCTCTAATCGGACTAGACCTGTCTAGAGAAACTGGACACAGTAATCGGACTACAGTCTTGCAAAAACCAAGAAGAgcaacaggatttttttaatccaatttaCAAGCTCCGTTCATGGTTACACATCATAATATGACACTTTTTGCCAGCACAGCTTGATATTGTTAACATGTTCAGATGACAATCCCTAATTTCTGCTTTCTCCCCTCCACCCTTCTTTGTCCACTGTTAGCAGATCTGATCTTAGAACTCTTTCCTATCCTATATTGTTTATTCCTACCCAAGTGTCAGAAAAATATGTCCTTTTTAGCAGAGCAAAGctctgggaggagagaagaacaGGGGAGGGGAGTAGATGAGGCTGTGTGAAGACATTATGAGCTTAGGTGCATCGCACTGCAGAAACAGTATGCTGTCTCCTAATCATCTTCTGCAGCTGGGTAAGCCAGAGTACCTGCTGAAGTGTCAGTGGGCATGGGCTGTCAGGCGACTGCTGGATAGGCTGCACCAGTTCTGCTTGGTAATCTGGATCCCCAAGCTGTGCAAGGAATGAAAGAGCAGGGTTGCTCAAGCTGAATCGCTGTAGGATGTAACTTATCCTTACCTACAGCCTGCTGTGTCCCGTCCTACATTAGAGTGAAGGAAGATAGGCCTTGTCTACTTCTGCACTTCTCAGAAGCTCTGTTTTGGTGGGTGCTGTGGGTATGCTGAGTGAGTGTGTCTTTGGTCTTTCAAATTTTTAGCCCGTGGCTTTTACAGACAGGACAGCTGGCTACTAGTGCTATAACAGAAGTGTTATGACAGGTTAGCAAGCAGTAGAAGAATTTGCACTGGCATGGCCTCATTTCAGGCTCTATTTTGCCTGCTGCATTTTATTAGTGGTATTTTAAGATAAATCTGAAATAGACAGTGAGATTAAGTCTGCTACATCTATGCCTATGAGAGGACTCTGGCTCTATCTCATGCTGGTTGTTCAAGGAACTAAGCTGGCTTATACCTTGGCAGTTGAGATGAATTTAGGTTTTGGTTTTAAACCGTTCCTGTGTGCTTCAGTTTGCTTTATAGGAAGTTGAAGAGTATTTTCTAATGTCATATTATACTTCTGCTATATTTCTTGAGGGCTGCTCTTAAGTTAGTGTCTGCTATGGGCCCAGCATTTCGGTGCTGGGATATTATAGGGATCAGTTGAATGTTCTGGGGCAGCACCACCTCTAAATTTCCTAGTTTCTGCACAGACTAAACTGTCTTTCTGAAACAAGCCAAAAAATTGCACTCCTGACCATAGAAGTTGTCAGATAAATGTGAGCAGTTTGATGCAATTCTCCAGTCTACGTTTACTCAGATTGAAATGGTAGAGCTATGAGAAGTGCAAACTTAATTGCTTATTGTTAAGGTATTAATCAAAATACTTGTTTGCAAAGGCTCAATTACCAAATCTAAGAAATGCTTCCTTAGCAGTTGTTCTATTGGATTACCTTGCCAATAGCAAAACCCACCTCTTCCAGCTCTTTCCTGTGAAAAATCCTTTGTGGTGGATTATCAGGATTTATGGCTTTAGTATGTATTTAttccaaaatgttttctcttgaTGTTCTCCTGGAATATTTTGAGTAAATATTCCAAGGTACTCGTTACTGAGATATTCTTGTTCTTCAAGTTTCAACTTTACTTTCATATTTACAGGTCTTTGTTAATCTAACATTTTACAGAACTCTTTATACAAAACAGTCTGGCAGACACTGAATTTAGAAAGAGGAAATTCTACAGCTGGTGTAAATTATTGTGGCTCTGTTTACATCAGGGAAGCTACATATTTTTATATCAGTAGAAGAACTGATCCAGAATACtttcaatgtttttttcaaatcttttgtgtatataactgaaggaaaaatacgAAGAAGCAAGAATGATGTTCCTTGAAGAAAATTACACTTTGAGTTATTTAGTTGGGTCTGTTTAAAGAAATTCTGAGAACATATTTGAACGTAATTTGTGGATTAGTCTCTGAAGATCATTAGAAACAAACTAAACCTTAAAATTGGTGTAGCCTGAGGGTGTTTAAGGCCTGTTTCTCTTGTGATGCTGGAAACCAGGGAGCTCTGTATCACTGTTTTAGATTTTCTACACCTGTTTATTCCTTATGTTTATTATCAATTCATTAGCCTAGGTTCAGTGCCTTATGAATATTAGatctgtcagatttttttttattcctctatATTCTTAATAAAAATGATTCTTATCTGGGAAATAGTTTAAATACTTCTATGTCTTTAAACTTAACCAATGAAAATtggcattttatattttatctacatcataattttatttttcgaTCAAAACTCGAGGTTGGTTGAATGCCAGTTCTACAGTCTGACCTGATAACCTGGGCTTTCTTGCATCTggcatgaaaataaaatgacGGCCAAGATGAGGCATGCTAGCAGTTAGTCAAACGTCATTTTTGAATTTTGACCTCTTTCTTTCAAGTAAAACACTGAAAGTTTAATACTGTATTCTGTAGTTGCTGAATATGACAGATGGATTGCTTTGAGCTGCAAATATAATGCTGATATTTAGTAACTATGAAGTGTTTTACTTTAGCCAATGCAACTGAAGCGATGGTTCTTACATTTTCGTGCTTATCATAaggcatactttaaaaaaaattctaaaatatattttctctttaaagtaaACATTGAACATTTCTTGTGCTTACCTATTGCACCAAAGGGACCTGTTTGAAAGTCTAACTTGAAGAGAAAattagattaaaagaaaatgagaccTGCGTTAGTCCTGCTAGGATCAGTGATTCAGGCAGTCTGATACCATTATGTAAGTAACTCCTAATGGTCTTCATTTTTAGTATTTATGTAGGAGGCAGTACACTAATAATGGAATCAATTACACACAGAATACCTTTATGCCAGTTATTAGCAGTGCCCTAGAATTTCTCATGCTGTGAAGCTTCTAAAACCATTTCCTAAGGAACTGAGAGACAAATCTCATGGTTCCCATGGAtaaagcagaggagaagagggagtCTTCACCACACTAGTCAGTGAAATAGGAGATTAGGGGGAGTAATGTTTTCATCCCCTTTGATCTGCTGCAGTGAGGCGAATAACTGTGTCCCACTACTCTTAAGAGAAGTGACGTATAGGTAAATTTCAGAGGAAATTGTTTAATGTTACCATTCAAGAAATGGGGGAAAATTGTGGCCTGTAACTGAGGAGCTGTTTTGCCCTTCTATTTTTTGCAGATGAGGAGAGGGGAGACGCAGTGGTTCAGGACATG
Encoded here:
- the TMEM144 gene encoding transmembrane protein 144 isoform X2, with amino-acid sequence MDSLCFHMDSFFGGQSNPKLPPVLASGYGWGFCVGYSNYSENIITKKEDLSYIKDLFPSQKKVLRFGWFGIDPEEVSRPILNYIGAGLSLLSAVIFLFVKTEVQSSSASLESTPLLRESSINVSANNSDDSWVNRLSPARKRVIGCSLAVVAGILYGSSFVPVLYIKDHGRRNGTIYTGASQFDLDYVFAHFSGIFLTSTIYFLIYCAIRKNKPDVYPQAILPGFVSGVLWAIANCCWFVANHYLSAVVSFPIITAGPGLVAAMWGVLVFKEIKGLQNYVLLTVAFCIILAGSLSTAFSKV